One genomic region from Lineus longissimus chromosome 6, tnLinLong1.2, whole genome shotgun sequence encodes:
- the LOC135489490 gene encoding piggyBac transposable element-derived protein 4-like, translating to MRAFVGLEMSMGLCDKPAISDYFETYWLTGTPGYSTVMSRNRFQLIRSFFHMNDNTDKVPKGQPGHDPLFKVRPILDIVQGQYVKLYQAHKEVSIDEAMLAFKGRLGLKQYMQDKPTKWGVKLWSLCDNRNGFMLKWNVYTGAGEGTVGDVVRSLMIPEYVDHGYHLYCDNLYSSPDLFVDMRNRRTGACGTLRSNRVGNPVAILPASRGRRNDATARYPRITLKKGEDPVFFTKDNMLCLY from the coding sequence ATGCGTGCGTTTGTTGGCCTGGAAATGTCGATGGGTCTATGTGACAAACCAGCGATTAGTGACTATTTTGAAACATATTGGTTGACGGGCACCCCAGGTTACAGTACTGTGATGTCTAGGAATCGATTTCAGTTGATTCGAAGCTTCTTCCACATGAATGACAACACAGACAAGGTTCCGAAGGGTCAACCAGGACACGATCCCCTTTTCAAGGTGCGGCCAATACTTGATATTGTACAAGGACAATATGTAAAACTATATCAAGCCCATAAGGAAGTTTCTATTGATGAAGCCATGCTTGCCTTCAAGGGCAGGCTTGGATTAAAACAGTATATGCAAGATAAACCCACAAAATGGGGGGTGAAGCTCTGGTCTCTTTGTGATAACAGAAACGGCTTCATGCTTAAGTGGAACGTTTACACTGGGGCAGGTGAAGGGACTGTGGGAGATGTTGTGAGGTCTCTGATGATTCCAGAATATGTTGATCATGGCTACCACCTGTACTGCGATAATCTTTATTCATCGCCTGACCTTTTTGTTGATATGAGGAATAGGAGAACTGGTGCTTGCGGAACTCTAAGAAGTAACCGTGTCGGTAATCCTGTTGCAATATTACCTGCATCCCGAGGAAGACGTAACGATGCTACGGCACGGTATCCCCGCATTACTCTCAAGAAGGGTGAGGACCCTGTCTTCTTCACTAAAGACAACATGTTATGTctatattag
- the LOC135489052 gene encoding uncharacterized protein LOC135489052 isoform X2: MRCGGPSTCFKRVLGTMLTVRALCDKCGCTRDWDSQPKVAGRPIFNVLLSGAILFTGSLPTNVLRMFQTLKIQCDVSRTFYRHQKNLLHDAMQKTWEKCQSALFESIKDRELVIGGDGRCDSKGKTAKFGCYVMMEMNMKKVLSTQLVQKNEVASSYHMELEGLKRSVSLFDGYNIKASITDRHSQIQKWLRENWAVTHLFDCWHVVKGLCKKLDELAKKKARRPIKDWIKSIRYHLYWCVMSSRFGDKEAIERKWLSCVDHIQNKHEGCSHGPLEKQKVWLREGTEACDKCVDLLTKP, translated from the exons ATGAGATGTGGAGGGCCAAGCACATGCTTCAAGAGAGTGTTGGGCACGATGCTGACAGTTCGGGCTTTATGTGACAAGTGTGGATGCACAAGGGACTGGGACAGCCAACCTAAAGTAGCAGGGAGGCCCATCTTCAATGTGCTGTTGAGTGGAGCCATCCTGTTCACAGGATCACTTCCAACCAATGTCCTGCGAATGTTTCA AACCCTCAAAATCCAGTGCGATGTCTCGAGGACATTCTACCGGCATCAAAAGAATCTGCTGCATGATGCCATGCAGAAAACATGGGAGAAATGCCAGTCTGCCCTATTCGAGTCTATCAAAGATAGGGAATTGGTTATAGGAGGTGACGGGAGATGCGACTCCAAGGGCAAAACAGCAAAGTTTGGATGCTATGTCATGATGGAGATGAACATGAAGAAGGTTCTGTCAACGCAGCTGGTCCAG aaaaatgagGTTGCAAGTAGCTACCATATGGAGCTAGAAGGGCTGAAAAGAAGTGTTTCTTTGTTTGATGGCTACAACATCAAGGCCTCCATAACTGACCGGCACTCACAGATCCAGAAGTGGCTTCGTGAAAACTGGGCTGTCACTCATTTGTTTGACTGTTGGCATGTTGTTAAAG GACTCTGCAAGAAATTGGATGAATTGGCCAAGAAGAAAGCCAGACGACCAATAAAGGATTGGATTAAAAGTATCCGTTATCATCTATACTGGTGCGTCATGTCATCTCGCTTTGGAGATAAGGAGGCGATCGAGAGGAAATGGTTGTCGTGTGTGGACCATATCCAAAACAAGCACGAGGGATGTAGCCATGGTCCACTAGAAAAACAGAAGGTGTGGTTACGAGAAG GTACAGAAGCATGTGACAAATGCGTGGATTTGTTGACAAAACCATAA